Proteins co-encoded in one Halorussus lipolyticus genomic window:
- a CDS encoding LAGLIDADG family homing endonuclease, which produces MARAENTELIDNFEQFYRRYYSDEIGQLAQNYPNEQRSLYIDWTDLYRYDSDLADDYLSQPEQLQEYAEEALRLYDLPVDVSLGQAHVRVQNLGETTDIREIRARHVNMLVSVQGIVRKATDVRPKIQEAAFECQRCGTLTYIPQSGGDFQEPHECQGCERQGPFQINFDQSEFVDSQKLRVQESPEGLRGGETPQSIDVHIEDDITGEVTPGDHVRVTGVLHLEQQGSGQDKSAVFDVYMDGISVTIEDEQFEDMDITDEDKKEIVELSQDENIYEQMVGSMAPAIYGYDEEKLAMILQLFSGVTKHLPDESRIRGDLHMLLIGDPGTGKCVRGDTKVTLADGTEKPIREIVEANLDDPKPVDDGVYQEVDIPLPSMRGDGTLVEKRATKVWKRETPDEMYRIRTASGSELEVTPSHPLFVQSNGEFDAVRAEKIGKGDSIATPRILPTEGDDSLDVEYRESQSYNAVTLDLPDEWTPKLARLLGYIIAEGYVESRPNETGYVTVTNNDREILDDVAEALAGLGLNYTERSSRSGKAAKEISCSAGEFISFLKNLDPAIAEGSAEQRVPDALMRASSETKAEFLRAYVDSEGHVSAKQREISVASMSEELLEQVRSLLLSVGITSQLAERQNGSYRLRISGKQFQRYVERIGFVTDRKSTSAAEVDDGNLNTNQDVIPALSDDLYPIRDSLGLPQSNCGLPRSTYQHYERGDRNPSRDSLRTVVTTFEDRLKILRELRQKVENGDWEAVERARQELNVSQQKLADGIGVCQRSVSLYEQGEVIPDGGRVADAKDVVLDQIDDALDVADDVQALRSLVDSDITWDRIESIETVEPDYDWVYDLEVAGTHNYLTNNVVSHNSQMISYVENIAPRSVYTSGKGSSSAGLTAAAVRDDFGDGQQWTLEAGALVLADQGIAAVDELDKMAPDDRSAMHEGLEQQKISVSKAGINATLKSRCSLLGAANPKYGRFDQYEPIGEQIDLEPALISRFDLIFTVTDQPDEEHDKRLAEHILQTNYAGQLNTQRTEMSAPNISEEEVNNQTEEVAPAIDPDLLRKYIAYAKRNCYPTMTDEAMDTIRDFYVDLRTKGADEDAPVPVTARKLEALVRLSEASARVRLSDEVEVQDAERAVEITRSCLQDIGVDPETGQFDADVVETGTSKSQRDRIKNLKQLIAEIEEDYEEGAPVDEVMARADEIGMEQSKAEHEIDKLKQKGEVYEPSTDHLRTT; this is translated from the coding sequence ATGGCTCGCGCGGAGAATACGGAGCTGATAGACAACTTCGAGCAGTTCTACCGGCGGTACTATAGCGACGAAATCGGGCAACTCGCCCAGAACTACCCCAACGAACAGCGGTCGCTCTACATCGACTGGACCGACCTCTATCGATACGATTCGGACCTCGCCGACGACTACCTCTCGCAACCCGAACAGCTACAGGAGTATGCCGAGGAGGCCCTCCGTCTCTACGACCTCCCGGTAGACGTGAGTCTCGGACAGGCCCACGTTCGCGTCCAGAACCTCGGGGAGACGACCGATATTCGGGAGATTCGGGCGCGACACGTCAACATGCTGGTCAGCGTGCAGGGCATCGTCCGGAAGGCGACCGACGTTCGGCCCAAGATTCAGGAGGCCGCCTTCGAATGCCAGCGGTGCGGCACGCTGACCTACATCCCCCAGAGCGGCGGCGACTTTCAGGAACCCCACGAGTGTCAGGGCTGTGAGCGACAGGGACCCTTCCAAATCAACTTCGACCAGTCCGAGTTCGTAGACTCCCAGAAACTCCGAGTACAGGAGAGTCCCGAGGGGCTTCGCGGCGGCGAGACGCCCCAGAGCATCGACGTTCACATCGAGGACGACATCACCGGCGAGGTCACGCCCGGCGACCACGTGAGAGTCACGGGCGTCCTCCACCTCGAACAGCAGGGGAGCGGACAGGACAAGTCCGCCGTCTTCGACGTGTACATGGACGGCATCTCGGTGACCATCGAGGACGAGCAGTTCGAGGACATGGACATCACCGACGAGGACAAGAAGGAAATCGTCGAACTCTCTCAGGACGAGAACATCTACGAGCAGATGGTCGGGTCGATGGCCCCCGCCATCTACGGCTACGACGAGGAGAAACTGGCGATGATTCTCCAGTTGTTCTCCGGCGTCACGAAGCACCTCCCGGACGAATCCCGGATTCGGGGCGACTTGCACATGCTCCTCATCGGTGACCCCGGTACGGGTAAGTGCGTCAGAGGAGATACGAAAGTCACGCTCGCCGACGGCACGGAAAAACCGATTCGGGAAATTGTCGAAGCCAATTTGGACGACCCGAAACCGGTAGACGACGGTGTGTACCAAGAGGTCGATATTCCGCTTCCGTCGATGCGCGGCGACGGGACACTCGTAGAGAAGCGCGCGACGAAAGTCTGGAAGCGCGAGACCCCGGACGAGATGTACCGGATTCGGACTGCGAGCGGTTCGGAACTCGAAGTTACGCCGTCACATCCGCTTTTCGTCCAGTCTAATGGCGAGTTCGATGCAGTTCGGGCTGAAAAGATCGGAAAAGGTGATTCTATCGCCACTCCCCGAATACTTCCGACTGAGGGAGACGATAGTCTTGATGTCGAGTACAGGGAATCACAATCTTACAACGCTGTCACTCTCGACTTGCCCGACGAATGGACGCCGAAACTCGCTCGATTGCTCGGATACATTATCGCTGAGGGATACGTCGAATCACGCCCGAACGAGACAGGTTACGTTACCGTCACGAACAACGACCGAGAGATTCTGGACGACGTTGCCGAGGCGCTTGCCGGTCTCGGTCTGAACTATACCGAGCGGTCATCACGCTCGGGGAAGGCGGCCAAGGAGATTTCCTGCTCGGCTGGGGAGTTCATAAGTTTCCTCAAGAACCTTGACCCCGCAATTGCTGAAGGCTCGGCCGAACAACGAGTTCCGGATGCTCTCATGCGTGCTAGTTCGGAGACGAAGGCCGAGTTTTTGCGTGCGTACGTCGATTCTGAAGGTCACGTCTCGGCCAAACAACGTGAGATATCCGTCGCATCGATGAGCGAGGAGTTGCTTGAACAAGTTCGGAGCCTGCTACTCTCTGTCGGTATCACGTCACAACTCGCTGAGCGACAAAATGGAAGTTATCGACTCAGGATTAGTGGCAAACAGTTCCAGCGATACGTCGAACGAATCGGCTTCGTCACCGACCGAAAATCGACGAGCGCCGCCGAGGTTGATGACGGAAATCTCAACACAAATCAGGATGTAATTCCTGCTCTCTCGGACGACCTTTATCCTATCAGGGATTCGCTCGGACTCCCACAGTCTAACTGTGGCCTTCCACGCTCAACGTATCAACACTACGAGCGCGGTGACCGTAATCCGAGCCGCGACAGCCTTCGAACGGTGGTAACGACCTTTGAGGACCGACTCAAGATACTCCGTGAACTACGCCAAAAGGTCGAAAACGGTGATTGGGAAGCCGTCGAAAGGGCTCGCCAAGAACTGAACGTTTCCCAGCAGAAGTTAGCCGACGGAATCGGCGTCTGTCAGCGGTCGGTCAGTCTGTACGAGCAGGGCGAAGTCATTCCGGACGGCGGTCGAGTTGCCGACGCAAAAGACGTTGTTCTTGACCAAATTGACGATGCTCTCGACGTGGCAGACGACGTGCAGGCACTTCGGTCACTGGTAGATAGCGATATTACGTGGGACCGGATCGAATCCATCGAAACCGTCGAACCGGACTACGACTGGGTGTACGACCTTGAAGTCGCGGGGACGCACAACTACCTGACGAACAACGTCGTCTCCCACAACTCCCAGATGATTTCCTACGTCGAGAACATCGCTCCGCGCTCCGTCTACACCTCCGGTAAGGGTAGTTCCAGCGCAGGTTTGACCGCGGCGGCTGTGAGGGACGACTTCGGCGACGGCCAGCAGTGGACCCTCGAAGCGGGCGCGCTCGTCCTCGCCGACCAAGGCATCGCGGCGGTGGACGAGTTGGACAAGATGGCTCCGGACGACCGCTCGGCGATGCACGAGGGCCTCGAACAGCAGAAGATTTCGGTCTCGAAGGCCGGCATCAACGCGACGCTCAAGTCCCGGTGTTCCCTGCTCGGTGCCGCGAACCCCAAGTACGGCCGGTTCGACCAGTACGAACCCATCGGCGAGCAAATCGACCTCGAACCCGCCCTGATTTCGCGGTTCGACCTCATCTTCACGGTCACCGACCAACCCGACGAGGAGCACGACAAGCGCCTCGCCGAGCACATCCTCCAGACCAACTACGCGGGGCAGTTGAACACCCAGCGGACGGAGATGAGCGCGCCGAACATCTCCGAGGAGGAGGTCAACAACCAGACCGAGGAGGTTGCTCCGGCAATCGACCCGGACCTCCTCAGAAAGTACATCGCTTACGCCAAGCGCAACTGCTACCCGACGATGACCGACGAGGCCATGGACACCATTCGGGACTTCTACGTGGACCTCCGGACCAAGGGGGCAGACGAGGACGCCCCGGTCCCGGTCACGGCCCGGAAGTTGGAGGCCCTCGTTCGCCTCTCGGAGGCCAGCGCCCGCGTTCGCCTCTCGGACGAGGTGGAGGTGCAGGACGCCGAGCGTGCGGTCGAAATCACGCGCTCGTGCTTGCAGGACATCGGCGTGGACCCCGAGACGGGGCAGTTCGACGCCGACGTGGTGGAGACCGGGACCTCCAAATCCCAGCGCGACCGTATCAAGAACCTCAAGCAACTCATCGCCGAAATCGAGGAGGACTACGAAGAAGGTGCGCCCGTGGACGAAGTGATGGCTCGCGCCGACGAAATCGGCATGGAGCAGTCGAAGGCCGAACACGAGATAGACAAGTTGAAACAGAAGGGCGAGGTCTACGAGCCTTCGACCGACCACCTGCGGACGACCTGA
- a CDS encoding tyrosine-type recombinase/integrase encodes MSNDLEPLDPATARQMYLDERRHEVSDATVQSHGYRLKQFVQWCEQDGIDNLNDLSGRDVHRFRVKRRNEDELATPTMKGQLATLRVFLRFCTTIHAVRPGLDEKIILPKITDDDARDELIEPERARKVLEFLEKYRYAALEHALLEVLWHTGLRIGATIGLDIEDYDADKQYLNLVHRPDEGTSLKNGQTSERLVALSDRVCRVLDDWLSVNHSGIVDDYGRSPLFATRGSRLSRNRGRTIAYQYTRPCIYEDRCPHDRDIETCEARPTEQAYACPSSLSPHPIRRGAITYHLQEDTPEQVVSDRMDVGMNVLDRHYDQRSKWEKLQQRRRYLPDE; translated from the coding sequence ATGTCCAACGACCTCGAACCCCTCGACCCAGCGACGGCCAGACAGATGTACCTCGACGAACGCCGCCACGAAGTGTCGGACGCAACCGTCCAGTCACACGGCTACCGACTCAAACAGTTCGTACAATGGTGCGAGCAAGACGGCATCGACAATCTGAACGATCTCTCAGGCCGCGACGTGCATCGCTTCCGGGTGAAACGCCGGAACGAGGACGAGCTCGCGACGCCTACGATGAAAGGGCAGTTGGCAACGCTACGTGTCTTCCTTCGCTTCTGCACGACCATTCACGCAGTACGACCGGGACTTGACGAGAAAATCATACTTCCGAAGATCACCGACGACGACGCACGCGACGAACTCATTGAACCAGAACGAGCGCGAAAGGTGCTGGAGTTTCTCGAAAAGTACCGCTACGCAGCGTTGGAGCACGCGTTACTGGAAGTTCTCTGGCACACCGGGTTGCGGATCGGCGCAACCATCGGACTCGACATTGAAGACTACGACGCGGACAAGCAGTATCTCAACCTCGTTCACCGTCCCGATGAGGGAACGTCGTTGAAGAACGGCCAGACCAGCGAACGACTGGTAGCGTTGAGTGACCGCGTTTGTCGCGTACTCGATGACTGGCTCTCGGTCAATCACTCCGGCATCGTTGATGACTACGGGCGGAGTCCGCTCTTTGCGACGAGAGGCAGTCGGCTTAGTCGAAATCGAGGGCGGACTATCGCGTACCAGTACACGAGGCCGTGTATCTACGAGGATAGGTGTCCGCACGACCGCGATATCGAGACGTGCGAAGCCCGGCCGACGGAACAGGCTTACGCGTGTCCATCATCTCTGAGTCCGCATCCGATACGACGTGGCGCGATTACATACCATCTGCAAGAGGATACGCCGGAGCAAGTCGTGAGCGACCGGATGGACGTTGGAATGAACGTGCTTGACCGGCATTACGATCAACGGTCGAAGTGGGAGAAACTTCAGCAACGCCGACGGTATCTGCCCGATGAATAG
- a CDS encoding pentapeptide repeat-containing protein — protein sequence MLEEVPKGCCGFTLGPEDVSGRPSISVNSTEEWHIDTKAVCCCRKSWDESDAGYCIWHADVEEKPLDALLAEYYEQDQRLDGAVLRGVGAGDALPLSETMLRGANLSSANFSGSDLSGVRLLDANLSDVNLGFADLTNAYLTGSNLTDARLTSTSLASANFSKTNLTNADLKMAKFTNDSFLVKADLTNADLRYARLNEVRLFEADLTGVAISYRGINDFRFDEGTTFGGRSQWEVEADSEAVQSIPYLSSSVRPLRSLGRLYTNPSNLEQAELQYRATQRLLRENDFRQLLDLTIREKHARRKRALAENDYWTWFKLAVYRWLLGYGEKPTHVVGTSLFVIVLSALLYPLWGFVISKKIASEGVELPSKFVSYSHLPDTESLLSTLVSSGSLPDTLVYGLGKSLYFSVITFTTLGYGDIQPIGFGETIAIIESFLGALLMAFLVFVLGRRTTW from the coding sequence ATGCTTGAGGAAGTGCCCAAGGGATGCTGTGGCTTCACTTTGGGACCAGAAGACGTTTCTGGTCGCCCCTCTATTTCTGTCAACAGTACGGAAGAGTGGCATATAGATACGAAAGCGGTCTGCTGTTGTCGTAAGTCCTGGGATGAATCGGATGCAGGTTACTGTATTTGGCATGCTGATGTCGAGGAAAAACCTCTGGATGCACTACTCGCCGAATATTACGAACAGGATCAACGGCTTGACGGCGCTGTTCTTCGCGGTGTTGGTGCTGGTGATGCTCTACCGTTGTCTGAAACTATGCTTAGAGGAGCCAATCTATCCAGTGCCAATTTTTCGGGAAGTGACCTTTCCGGCGTAAGGCTCCTAGACGCCAATCTTTCTGATGTAAACCTTGGCTTCGCCGACCTAACAAACGCCTATCTAACGGGGTCAAACCTTACCGATGCGCGCCTAACCAGCACTTCACTTGCCTCCGCAAATTTCTCTAAAACTAATCTCACTAACGCAGACCTCAAAATGGCTAAATTCACTAACGATTCTTTTCTCGTGAAGGCCGACCTTACGAATGCCGATCTCCGATATGCCAGACTCAATGAAGTTCGCTTATTTGAGGCAGACCTTACTGGCGTAGCCATATCATACAGAGGAATTAATGACTTTAGATTCGACGAGGGAACGACCTTCGGTGGACGGTCACAGTGGGAAGTCGAAGCCGATTCAGAGGCAGTACAGTCTATCCCGTATCTATCTTCGTCAGTTAGGCCGCTCCGTTCTCTCGGACGTCTCTATACCAATCCAAGCAATCTCGAACAAGCCGAACTCCAATATCGGGCAACTCAACGACTGCTCCGAGAAAATGATTTCCGTCAGTTGCTGGATTTAACCATCCGAGAGAAGCACGCCCGTCGCAAACGAGCTCTCGCCGAAAATGATTACTGGACTTGGTTCAAACTCGCCGTCTATCGCTGGCTGCTTGGTTACGGCGAAAAACCCACACACGTCGTTGGTACTTCCCTGTTCGTTATCGTTTTATCTGCGTTACTCTACCCTCTTTGGGGCTTCGTAATCAGCAAGAAGATTGCTTCCGAGGGGGTTGAACTTCCGAGCAAGTTCGTTTCCTACAGTCATCTCCCCGATACGGAAAGCCTTCTCTCCACCCTCGTATCGTCTGGCTCGCTCCCCGATACTCTCGTATACGGACTCGGCAAGAGCCTGTACTTCAGCGTCATCACCTTCACAACATTGGGGTACGGAGATATCCAGCCCATTGGGTTCGGGGAAACCATTGCCATCATTGAGTCGTTCCTTGGTGCGTTGTTGATGGCGTTCCTGGTGTTCGTTCTCGGTCGCCGGACGACGTGGTAG
- a CDS encoding pentapeptide repeat-containing protein: MSDTPTGAEAGSIPNGVPKDRCGYTLDTDDVPEIIDAVSCWRPVWNDSEQCIWHADVENKPITELRKACSDQIEQLDGAILRSIEAEGFDWLSGCRLIRADLTEAHFPDADLSNADLFGADFTEADLSGANLANAYLPEADFTKASLRKTKLIDASLDDAILTDADLYRANLADAILPKADFTNARLQEANLIGAVPREADFTNASLPGAYFTNADLSQANLINTYLHRANLISANLDGADLTGADLREANLRHTTLAEARLTETKITNADAKYAEFERATLTRTDFFDANLIGARFYGATFDDTKINRGTEFGEHYADDLDGIDGEDLDDEEATPWDKAAWTYRQLEELARRNALPEQAREAFKRRKDIRRDELWQKLWNDRDWGSFRNWGYSKGLSVVMRYGASPWRVVRVSGGVIGIWSVLYLLLGSIYVPEGFPDSETIGQNFFPVLSLPTPLTEWGISLYFSVVTFTTLGYGDLQPASGAAQALATIESFLGALLIALLVFVLGRRSTW; this comes from the coding sequence ATGAGCGATACACCTACCGGGGCTGAGGCAGGTTCGATTCCAAATGGTGTCCCCAAAGACCGTTGCGGATACACCCTCGATACCGATGATGTTCCCGAGATCATCGATGCAGTCAGCTGTTGGCGGCCGGTCTGGAACGATAGCGAACAGTGTATTTGGCATGCCGATGTCGAAAATAAACCCATCACGGAGTTACGAAAAGCATGCTCAGATCAAATAGAGCAACTCGATGGCGCGATACTTCGCAGTATAGAGGCTGAAGGATTCGATTGGCTTTCCGGATGCAGACTGATACGTGCCGACCTAACTGAGGCTCACTTCCCTGACGCCGATCTCAGTAACGCCGATCTCTTTGGGGCTGACTTCACGGAAGCCGACCTCTCGGGAGCTAACCTCGCTAACGCTTACCTCCCTGAAGCTGACTTTACCAAAGCCTCTCTACGCAAAACCAAACTCATCGATGCTTCTCTTGACGACGCTATCCTCACTGACGCCGACCTTTATAGGGCTAATCTCGCCGATGCTATCCTCCCCAAAGCTGACTTCACTAATGCACGGCTCCAAGAGGCCAACCTCATTGGCGCCGTTCCCAGAGAAGCTGACTTCACTAATGCCTCCCTCCCCGGAGCCTACTTTACAAACGCCGACCTTAGTCAAGCCAACCTAATCAATACCTACCTGCATAGGGCCAACCTCATTTCCGCTAACCTTGACGGAGCCGACCTTACTGGTGCTGATCTTAGAGAAGCTAACCTCAGGCATACCACTCTCGCCGAAGCTCGTCTTACTGAAACAAAAATCACAAATGCAGATGCCAAATACGCAGAATTCGAGCGAGCAACGTTGACTCGAACAGATTTTTTTGATGCCAATCTAATAGGCGCTCGATTCTACGGAGCAACGTTCGACGACACAAAAATTAATCGCGGAACGGAGTTCGGCGAGCACTACGCCGACGACCTTGACGGAATAGATGGCGAGGACCTTGACGATGAGGAGGCAACACCGTGGGACAAGGCGGCGTGGACGTATCGCCAACTCGAAGAACTGGCCCGACGGAACGCCCTCCCGGAACAAGCCCGCGAGGCCTTCAAGCGCCGGAAAGACATCCGCCGCGACGAGCTATGGCAAAAACTATGGAACGATAGGGACTGGGGCAGCTTCCGAAATTGGGGCTACTCAAAAGGACTTAGTGTAGTGATGCGGTACGGGGCGAGTCCTTGGCGGGTAGTTCGTGTCTCAGGTGGCGTCATTGGAATCTGGTCGGTCCTGTACCTCCTGCTCGGGAGTATCTACGTCCCCGAGGGGTTCCCGGACTCCGAGACTATCGGCCAGAACTTCTTCCCTGTGCTCTCCTTGCCTACACCGCTTACCGAGTGGGGAATAAGCCTCTACTTCTCGGTGGTCACGTTCACTACATTGGGCTACGGCGACCTTCAGCCAGCCAGCGGTGCGGCGCAAGCGCTCGCCACTATCGAGTCGTTCCTCGGCGCACTTTTGATAGCCCTGCTCGTTTTCGTCCTCGGCAGACGATCCACATGGTAG
- a CDS encoding tyrosine-type recombinase/integrase, with amino-acid sequence MNSELAEALAEIDDPETVQKVVQSVKNPTAPDGESRSHADLPLLDELYERFLSRRRDRAPSTRVQYKRTIPDFIDFAEDNAIETTGGLSTDLVDRYVDSLQEQYDSDSTIITYTKNVRTWLRWLNKRGLCGEPVYRILDKDELGLTPEARDEALPAPEATKILDNLRKQRRGSLMHALLELAWNSGMRIGGLNSLDLRDFDPSNNEIRLRHRPKTGTRLKNGNEENGVGNGERNIELRDCVITALEEYIKGERPNVTDDYGREPLFATQHGRAAKSTLRRKIYAATSCRWTTAELEDQDCAGNCHPDTNVCPYSYYPHAIRRGAIVHHLSGGLRPDLASERFNVSIQTIKKHYDPRTKRKRKEDRSDAVRNAWSS; translated from the coding sequence ATGAACAGTGAACTAGCAGAAGCCCTCGCTGAAATCGACGACCCAGAGACAGTGCAAAAGGTTGTACAGTCCGTAAAGAATCCTACTGCCCCGGATGGTGAGTCTCGCTCGCATGCGGACCTACCGTTGCTTGATGAGTTGTACGAGCGATTCCTGTCTCGAAGGCGGGACCGGGCTCCATCTACGCGTGTCCAGTACAAACGGACGATCCCCGATTTCATCGACTTTGCTGAAGACAACGCTATCGAAACGACGGGCGGTCTCTCTACGGACTTAGTGGACCGGTACGTCGATTCGCTACAGGAACAGTACGACTCGGACTCCACGATCATCACGTACACGAAGAACGTTCGCACTTGGCTACGGTGGCTTAACAAACGAGGACTATGTGGGGAACCTGTCTACCGCATCCTGGATAAGGATGAGCTCGGGCTTACGCCCGAAGCTCGCGATGAGGCTCTTCCAGCTCCAGAAGCTACAAAGATTCTCGACAATCTCCGCAAGCAACGTCGCGGCTCACTAATGCATGCGCTCCTCGAGCTTGCATGGAACTCGGGGATGCGCATCGGTGGCTTGAATTCTCTCGACCTCCGTGACTTCGACCCGAGCAATAACGAGATTCGGCTTCGGCATCGACCGAAAACCGGCACTCGCCTGAAGAATGGTAACGAGGAGAACGGCGTCGGGAACGGAGAACGAAACATTGAGCTTCGAGACTGTGTCATCACAGCACTTGAAGAATACATCAAGGGCGAGCGACCCAATGTTACTGACGACTACGGACGCGAACCACTCTTCGCAACGCAGCACGGTCGAGCGGCCAAATCCACTCTCCGGCGGAAAATCTACGCGGCGACCAGTTGTCGGTGGACAACCGCCGAGCTAGAAGATCAAGACTGCGCCGGTAACTGCCATCCGGATACGAATGTCTGCCCTTACTCGTACTATCCGCACGCGATTCGGCGTGGCGCAATTGTCCACCACCTCAGCGGTGGGCTGCGTCCCGACTTGGCGAGTGAACGATTCAACGTCTCTATTCAGACAATCAAGAAGCACTACGACCCGAGAACGAAACGGAAGCGGAAAGAAGACCGCTCAGATGCTGTTAGGAATGCTTGGTCCTCCTGA
- a CDS encoding tyrosine-type recombinase/integrase, whose protein sequence is MKCTHEEAHDLATSEGFEEATETYLDALSTNAPDSTFYGHQTALNIFVPWCRDEGLKKAELRTTHVGHFADYLFAEAGHSTATISGHLSSLSNFLAFLYQSDPALVKHRIATALHEYPSKRFTEVWSELTTNCESTILDGVDSLLSYLRTRQFGTRTHVFAELVWDTKSRPKQIRQIDISALDLDGGIVLVGIPETHVVSDVGLVTHRTADLSSSTVEAIETYLNYERNEVTQNDCRPLFTTSNGRASPSTLRRSVKRANDSASNYASSQNEVQEVLQTHSIAPADIRDYAISTITDQA, encoded by the coding sequence GTGAAATGCACCCACGAGGAGGCGCACGATTTAGCCACCTCGGAGGGCTTCGAGGAGGCCACCGAAACCTATCTCGATGCACTCTCTACCAATGCTCCCGACAGTACGTTCTACGGTCACCAGACTGCCCTCAATATCTTCGTCCCATGGTGCCGAGACGAAGGTCTCAAAAAAGCAGAGTTGCGGACGACTCACGTCGGACATTTCGCCGATTACCTATTTGCAGAGGCCGGACACAGCACCGCCACCATCTCTGGCCATCTCTCCTCTCTTTCGAACTTCCTTGCTTTTCTCTACCAGTCCGACCCTGCCCTCGTGAAACACCGAATTGCTACTGCACTCCACGAGTACCCCTCAAAGAGATTCACTGAGGTCTGGAGCGAGCTTACCACAAACTGTGAATCCACAATCTTAGACGGAGTTGATTCGTTGCTCTCGTATCTTCGCACGCGCCAGTTCGGCACGCGAACTCACGTCTTCGCCGAACTGGTCTGGGATACGAAAAGCCGTCCGAAACAAATCCGTCAAATCGACATCTCGGCTCTCGATTTAGACGGGGGTATCGTCTTGGTCGGTATCCCCGAGACACATGTCGTATCGGATGTCGGTCTCGTCACGCACCGAACTGCCGACCTCTCCAGTTCAACTGTCGAGGCCATCGAGACCTACCTCAACTACGAACGTAACGAGGTCACACAAAACGACTGCAGGCCGCTTTTCACGACCTCAAACGGCCGAGCAAGTCCATCGACGCTCCGCCGGTCGGTCAAGCGCGCAAACGACTCAGCATCCAACTACGCTTCCTCTCAGAACGAAGTACAGGAGGTGCTGCAAACTCACTCAATCGCCCCGGCTGACATTCGGGACTACGCGATTTCAACAATTACGGATCAAGCATGA
- a CDS encoding tyrosine-type recombinase/integrase, translating to MTTNQKLKLSDFTDNESNNESDHEVSNKATSEETSNPSKSSTPSEQPNQIPAPDSQEQCNEPICPTYHEERIDERWQHILDEHLNGEPKCGHAIDFLRRKTGTTLTSSTASAYCDPIRFYISFLHDRGVNACEADLRDLREYFNQRVRANRSESTLEGDRTALANLYKHIELYRDIEPTLSRALILEEIDPSKYQTKERIEREPLTKELVIQLFDAMDRLMDRLIVQIGVELGPRNIDICKLETGDVDLDEKKITLSNTKAGGSYTLPISDGLALSLRRWIEVERPATGVAEDNPYLFPSREGGRYRSGSLRNIVRQAAERAGIQEVIGEIPMTENQKEMLGTDKDVRNAYRVDVHTFRHTFNYLMDEADVPRDARSAALDHSSTEVTEEFYDHNESNYQELLERLFSGLSGFGFDDDVKSD from the coding sequence ATGACTACAAATCAGAAACTGAAGCTTAGTGATTTCACAGACAACGAATCAAATAACGAAAGCGACCATGAAGTAAGCAATAAAGCAACTTCTGAAGAAACGAGTAATCCGAGTAAGAGCTCAACACCCTCAGAGCAACCAAACCAGATCCCTGCTCCCGACAGTCAGGAACAGTGTAACGAACCAATCTGTCCGACCTACCACGAGGAGCGAATAGACGAGCGCTGGCAACACATTCTTGACGAGCATCTTAATGGGGAACCAAAGTGCGGCCACGCGATTGACTTCTTAAGAAGGAAAACGGGTACGACACTCACATCCAGCACAGCAAGCGCGTACTGTGACCCGATCCGATTCTACATTAGTTTTCTTCATGATCGCGGTGTCAACGCGTGTGAGGCCGATCTCCGTGATCTCCGAGAATACTTCAATCAAAGGGTTCGTGCCAACCGTTCTGAGAGCACGCTAGAAGGGGACCGAACTGCGTTAGCAAATCTCTACAAACACATCGAACTGTACCGTGACATAGAGCCGACGCTTAGTCGTGCGTTGATTCTAGAGGAGATCGACCCATCCAAATACCAGACAAAAGAGCGAATCGAACGAGAACCACTCACGAAGGAACTGGTCATTCAGTTGTTTGACGCGATGGACCGACTAATGGATCGTCTGATTGTTCAAATCGGAGTTGAGCTTGGACCGCGGAACATCGATATCTGCAAGCTCGAAACTGGTGACGTTGATCTTGACGAAAAGAAGATTACGTTGTCGAACACGAAGGCAGGCGGAAGCTACACGCTCCCTATTTCGGATGGGCTAGCACTCTCACTACGGCGATGGATTGAGGTGGAACGTCCAGCGACCGGCGTAGCTGAGGACAATCCCTACCTTTTCCCAAGTCGGGAAGGTGGCCGGTACAGAAGTGGTTCCCTGCGTAACATTGTGAGACAAGCCGCTGAGCGTGCTGGCATTCAAGAGGTGATTGGTGAAATTCCAATGACGGAGAACCAGAAGGAAATGCTGGGGACTGACAAGGATGTCCGAAATGCATACCGTGTTGATGTACACACTTTTCGGCATACATTTAACTACCTGATGGACGAAGCTGATGTTCCCAGAGACGCTCGCAGTGCTGCATTGGATCACTCGTCAACAGAGGTTACAGAAGAGTTCTATGATCACAACGAGAGCAACTATCAGGAACTCTTAGAGCGACTCTTCTCAGGTCTTTCTGGCTTTGGGTTTGACGACGACGTTAAATCAGATTAG